The Tautonia plasticadhaerens nucleotide sequence GACCCGCTGCGGCTGGGCCTCCGCTATCCGATCGAGGTCGGCCTCGTCGGCGATGCCCGGGCGACGCTCCGGGAACTGATCCCCATGCTCCAGCGGAAGCAGGATCGCTCCTTCTTCCAGGACGTCATGTCCCACCGCGAGGGGTGGAACGAGCGGATGCACGCCTACGAGGTGATGGAGGACGAGCCGGTCAAGCCGCAGGTCGTCGCCCACCAGGTCAGCGAGCTGCTCCGCGACGACGCGATCGTCACCACCGACTCGGGCACGATCACCACCTGGGCGGCCCGGCACATCAAGATGCGCAAGGGCATGAAGTTCTCCCTCTCCGGCACCCTGGCGACCATGGCCCCCGCCCTGCCCTACGCCATCGGCGCCCAGGTCGCCTTCCCGGACCGCCAGGTGGTCGCCTTCGCCGGCGACGGCAGCTTCACGCAGCTGATGGGCGACTTCGCCACCGCCGTGAAGTACGACCTGCCGATCAAGGTGGTCATCATCAAGAATAATTACCTCGGCCAGATCAAGTGGGAGCAGATCGTCTTCCTCGGCAACCCCGAGTACGCCGTGGACCTGCACCCGATCGACTTCGCCAAGTTCGCCGAGGCCTGCGGCGGCGAGGGCTACCGCTGCGAGAAGCCCGACGAGGTCCGACCCGCACTGGAGGCCGCCTTCCGGTCGAAGAAGCCGGCGATCGTCGAGGCCACCGTCGACCCCTACACGCCCCCCATGCCCGCCCAGGCCACCCCGGAGCAGGCCCTCAACTTCGCCAAGGGCCTCGTCCGGGGCCAGCCCGAGCGCGGCGAGATCATCTCCACCGTCATCAAGGACAAGGTCCGCGAGATGATCTGACCCCCGGTCCCCCGCGCCGGCCGCCCGCCCGCCGACGACCAGGTTCGGCGGGCGGCGGTCCGCCATCGACCATGCGTCATCGGCCCTCCGCCGCCGTCCCGCCGTCCCCTCGATGCGATGCCACGACCAGACGCTTCCATCGACCGCCTCTCGGCCTCCTCCTACCGCATCCCGACCGAGTCGCCGGAGTCGGACGGGACGATCGCGTGGGACTCGACCACCCTGGTGCTCGCCGAGGCGAGCGGGGGCGGCCAGACCGGGATCGGATACTCGTATGCCGATCGATCGGCGGCCGACCTGATCGGCCGCAAGCTCTCCGCCGCGGTCGTCGGCCTCGACGCGATGGACGTCCCCCGGGCCTGGGAGGCGATGCGGGCCTCGGCCCGCAACCTCGGCCGGCCGGGCGTGGCCTCGACGGCGATCTCGGCCGTCGACGCGGCGCTCTGGGACCTGAAGGCGAAGCTCCTGGGCGTGTCACTGGCCGACCTGCTCGGCCGGGCCCGGGACGCCGTCCCCGCGTACGCCAGCGGCGGGTTCACGTCTCAGTCGATCGGCGAGCTGGAGGCGCAGCTCGGCGGCTGGGCGGCCGAGGGGTTCCGGATGGTCAAGATGAAGGTCGGCCGCGACCCCGGGGCCGACCCCGACCGCGTCCGGGCCGCCCGGGAGGCGATCGGCCCGGATGTCGCCCTGTTCGTCGACGCCAACGGCGCCTGCGACCGCAAGCGGGCGCTCCGGCTGGCCGAGCGGTTCGCCGAGCAGGGCGTCTGCTGGTTCGAGGAGCCCGTCTCGTCGGACGACCCGGAGGGGCTCCGCCTGCTCCGGGACCGCGTGCCGGCCCCGATGGAAGTCGCCGCGGGGGAGTACGCCTACGGCGACCGCGACTTCCGGGCCCTGCTGCTGGCGGGGGCCGTCGACGTGCTCCAGGCCGACGCGACCCGCTGCCTCGGCCTGACCGGCTTCCTCCGCGCGGGGACGCTGGCCTCGGCGTTCGGGGTGCCGCTGTCGGCCCACTGCGCCCCGAGCCTGCACGTGCCGTCCTGCTGCGCCCTGGCGGTCGTGAGGCACGTCGAAGACTTTTATGATCATCACCGCATCGAGCACCTGCTGTTCGACGGCGCCCCCCGGGCTGAGGGCGGGATGCTTCGGCCCGACCGCTCGCGGCCCGGGCTCGGGCTCGACTTCAAGCGGGCCGACGCCGAGCGGTTCGCCACCTGAGCCATCGATCGATCGATCGGCCTGCCGTTCGTTCCGCCGCCGTCTCCGCCCCGCAGCCGATCGCCGTGCCCCGGAGTACGCCCATGCCGAGCAAACTGATCTCCTCCCCTCCCCCCCGGGACTGGCACGGCCCGGGGCCGGAGCACTACGTCCCCGACCTCGACCCGAGGGCGTTGGAACGGGCCCTCCGCGATCGGGTC carries:
- a CDS encoding enolase C-terminal domain-like protein, with amino-acid sequence MPRPDASIDRLSASSYRIPTESPESDGTIAWDSTTLVLAEASGGGQTGIGYSYADRSAADLIGRKLSAAVVGLDAMDVPRAWEAMRASARNLGRPGVASTAISAVDAALWDLKAKLLGVSLADLLGRARDAVPAYASGGFTSQSIGELEAQLGGWAAEGFRMVKMKVGRDPGADPDRVRAAREAIGPDVALFVDANGACDRKRALRLAERFAEQGVCWFEEPVSSDDPEGLRLLRDRVPAPMEVAAGEYAYGDRDFRALLLAGAVDVLQADATRCLGLTGFLRAGTLASAFGVPLSAHCAPSLHVPSCCALAVVRHVEDFYDHHRIEHLLFDGAPRAEGGMLRPDRSRPGLGLDFKRADAERFAT